tgccaacatggcttgagaaaagagaagtaaactatatcgccaacatggcgtgagcaaaaggaaacttgcattttcagttacccagtccactgacttgacgagcaacccgagctggcaagtccactagtccacaagcggcgagaacgattacttcgtattggcgataagttggagcaggtgtatgatcgttcgccggcggaaaaggtggcaggcatgggtcatgtgctgatcattcaatcaccgactggcggtaaccccggcgagcgactgaactttgttgttggtgtcacctgccaggcgatggtgtttgatctttataatggcgaggcttttcgcgctttcccacaAACAATAACAATTGGGTTTGACAGCCAAAAGATGAAGGGCGAGCGCCCTTggtccgcaagtccacaagctcgaagcaggagagcgaagtgtgtctccaaactgtgaccgtcaatctctgtccccttgtgattcccctagcaagtcgcccgttgccactttccacttggtacggcgttcctcggctggcggtttcgaccaacgcgcaggaactattcccaagtttctagttgcaatagcttccccgcctaggatcacctagccacgctacttggcgggatcaacaaaggatgtataaagcgtgtaggtcgccgacatggcgcaaatgaaacacaaaccgccaatagcgcaaggaaatacgcaaatacatgaatctccgattgacgcgggacctagaaagatggtgtacaaacgcctacaagattaaggagtcGTGGTGGCCCGCCTTATATGACGTATCTCGCTGAATAGAAGCTGGCTCGCCTGatgacatggtctcccgccaatctcccccgcatccgcccctcgtagcatcttcatggatcaagttgcttcctggGCGAGCCCCCTAATATGGCGAAGGGACtcaaccagtccacaagacaccgagctcgaagcatgagagcacaatgtgtcttcaagctgaagtcgccgccgcatcgtccctaggagaagatccgcccagcacgcatgctccttcactcgccatagtctacaagtccaccagactctgtgtccaagtcatgaggagtaggagtgtcctcacttgccgcatcgccatcaccatcttgctttagccttataagaaattagtttgacttgctcgccactctcagcgtaaggccgccaccattttgcggtaggtcgctaccctcatttttggcggtaggtcgcaaccctcttgcggtaggtcgccaccattttgcggtaggtcgctactctcatttttggcggtaggtcgcgaccctttagcggtaggtcgccatcctcttgcggtaggtcgcgacccttagcgtgaggtcgccacccttttggcgacttttgtgtgtctaaaaactgagtcttacaggtcgccacccatagcgtttggtcgccaccctttggcatgaggtcaccaccctagcggtaggtcgccacccttggtgtgatcgtcccatttcgggactcaaagtgctttgggttccaatggccagttggattaccaaagaggtgctcagtagaatgggcaatttgtaccccacacatcgccaatgaatccggtggttacgtgggcttttccggggctaatttagttcatcgtgaaacttgtttcactttgtaactaaatcgcgccatcaggagcttgtcccacccaataacaaaccgcttatggaagagtcttccaagtttcataaaactttaatggtgtgcctcaattcacccactccttctctttgatccgatttgctccgacagattcctcgccttcgttcttttcttcgtcattaccAATCTGCTCTCCCTcgcctacatgcttcctcgatctgaagcttcacctctgttgacgctcttcattgtcggtctgaaccgtgttgctccgatcttccatcgctggatgcgccttgaagaatctcgatctgtcattctctcgtgaatgcaccttgttctttcccctccgccttgccaccgatctgaaactcctccttttatcgctgcttgggcgacgtgtcgcccttttccaacttcgcgcgctttcttttgaaagcgtcgtcctcctcatcaagaatataagtgctggcgcgagcacgcatctcctccatcgaacgcgccggcttacgtgtcaatttgctgttcaaccctcccggtagcaaaccgtttttaaatgctaaagcacaagctcgaggctcctcgtcctcaaccttgaccgccgctgcgctgtaccttgccatgcaccctttcagtgattctccttcttgctggcgaatattatataggtcgttgatcgtcaccggctgattcttattcgccgagaattgcactagaaacttggatgagaagtctctgaaatttgaaatcgatccgcgcggcaaagttgtgaaccacgccatcgccgtcgatttgaacgtcgatggaaacatcctgcacttcaccgcatctgacgccgcaattatcaccatcttcgtattaaaatacagaagatgatccttcggatcggaatctccgctgtaagaatccagaactaacgttttcatgttatccagaatcgccacactctcgacatcttccgagaacggacggaactcagccacggaatctgcttctctgcttccatcacctcgctgctcgcggcggtagaaatctaactgagcctgtagatgctcattccgctgctggatgttgccaatgctgcgcaccaaatggcgccattgctcctgcgtcaccgccggttgttgttccggagcaggtgaattctctggtgagcgctccagagatcccacctgtgaaggcgatggaggaggtggtggtacaggaggtgatggaggaggagaaggcgattgtactcctgtcgttcgtaccggagaatccaggaccacacgatgaggccgccgaggcggcgaaatccgctgtcgcattggtgaatgatgttgcctcctgcgtcgagtctccatccaaaccagaaacgatgcaaactcgatcggaaaaccaatcactaatcacagaatcaaaatcagaaaaccagagaattgcctaatcacaatcagaggtaacttcatgcacaatcaatccacgtgaatgggagtagagagtttacagtccccacagacggcgccaaatgttccgggAATGGACAttcaagagaggtatagtacccagaggtagagggattgtgctaagagagaatcagaatgagagagagtgtgctgaatttcgagtgttatttcatccaatgagccaaaagtcccctacacttgataactacctcctatttatagagcttgggtactacctattgggccaattgggcctccgaggtcaaggcccatctgaaggccagggccccgcctcagggcgggatacatgctgggcgttgcccctctaggggctcgcccagtccaataacCTGCTTTTGAAGGCGCTACACGATAATTATTAGTGTATAAGGCTAAACCAAACATGTTCTTggtagtttttaattttttttacgacAAAAAGATATATTATTGATAGAGAAAATTTCACGGGAACAAATTCACATGAAGCCAATAAAATAAATCCAACCCACCCTCAAGATAGGATATTCTAGagatgagcctcattaaaaccttactaaaaaaaatttaattttaaagttttaaaTGCCAATGATACGTGCTATTAGAGATTTTTATATATGCTCAGCTTAATGAAAGAAAATTCTAATatgattatatattttattttcttactttCCCCTAATCTTCTCCATGCCTTCGATGGAATTCACAGAAACATCTCAGGCTGTAATTTCTATTGTGAATGTGATCCTTGGTCGTTATCATCATGCTTTGCAAGTGAAAACAGCAGCAATTTCCCCTTTCTCCGCTACCTTTGCAGGCAAATGGTCCACAAACGTGTTAATTGAGATTGACTTTGTACGAAACTTTTGCTCACTGCATCTGTATATTATATTAGTACCAGCCTACCAAAGTATTAATATAGAGGTAGCTTGTGCTGTAATTAATGGAGGCAATGATGACACAAAGGAAACAATTAAAGGACAAAATGTGCTTTCTAAAATATGCTTTTTGACACTAGTGATTTTTCTTAAAACATGATTAGTATATGTTGTACCTAGTTAATGTGATGAAATGAAGTCTCTGATTTAAAAATCACACGCATAAGAAGGTATAACTTTTTTTTCCACCATAGGCATTACATCCGAGAAACAATTTTGTCACATTTTGGTGAGGCTGATTcttttagtgaattttttttataccattcacaaaactcaaactcaaaacaTTATTTAAAAAGAATCAAATATATATCATTTGAACAATCACTTAAAATAATGCCCCTTGTTGAAATGGAGATAATTTGTCTCACATTGTTTTGCTCAGCCATGTCAAAGTGGTatcttcttctttattttattataatttgcAGAGCCTTTTACTCACTCCATTCAAGAGATTTGGCATTTCCAATGGCAACATAACATTGCATAGTCCAATAAGCTATTGGAGTCTGATCTTAGCATGAAGGGGCAAAGCACTGTAGGGAAGGCTAACTGGATAGTTAATTTGATTGCTCAATCATGAACTTGACCTCTCAACAAATAAAGTTTAGTTGAAGTGCAGGTTAAAATTACATCGAAGTACCTTATGATTGACACTATTTATGTAATATGCAAAATCTGAACATTTTTTGATTAAGAAAATTAGAAGTTTCACATATAAAATAAGGTAATATCAAAATACATCCAAGTACCTTATAATTGACATTGTAACTTGGTGATGGAATCATCATGGTTCCATTCAAGGTATATGGTGTACTCAAACAGAGAGATATAAACTGAGCATTACAAATAACCTTTCTGATAAATATGTAAAATCCCTTTTTATGCATGCTTGTTAATGTCTCACTTTCATGATTGAGAGGTTGGATTCATGAATGCTACAAACTTTGAAAAGTAAAAATATTTggataattttttgttttcataatTAATATGGCACAAAGTTACTACACTCACAATAAATCTCTTCATAATTAGCTTTCATTTTAAAACTAATTATAGAAGAATTTCTAAACATGCACTAATATACAGTAAAAAAATCACggtaaatcaaaatcaaaatacacTGAAACAACTTCATTTAACTTTTATGAATGTTTATCGTAATTTTATCTTTACTGTAATTTTTTACTGTGTATCTAATTGTGTAGCTAAGTAAGTTTTTCATCATAAAATTTTGTACACGTGGATGAAAGTGAGACCCATGAATGGGACAGATTTGGTGAGGGGAGGTGTTTAAAAAAAAGGCAGCTCCCAGAAATCCAGAATTTCTGCCCTCTGCAGACAATTGTTTTGGTGcatttaattaacaaataaattGAGAGTTCTGAAAAAAGCGAGTCCCAGGcccaatataaaaataaaccTAGACTGAGGGAATCCTAGATTAGGTATTGTGATCTTGGCAAGACAACATTATTGCCTTCTCAAGACTCAAATCAATGATAAATCTCAGAAGAGGCTCAATGGCATATGATGCAAATTGATTCCCCATGAGGGCCTTTGTCCTTCCCTCTTGTATGACCTACAAAACCTTTACTAGGTGCTGACATCCACTATATATTTCCTGATTTACTTTAGATATGTGACAGCATAGAAATGTTGCACATTCATAGTTCCCCAAAATTGAAGACATAGAAGCTGTTTATCTTATCATCATGCTCTTGTGTTTACTTAACATCATATTATAGTTGCAAATCAAACTTATTTACAATTTATCAACAAAAATGCATCTGCCTATTATATACTCACAATTCATTTTTCACTTACACAACACACTCAATGAATTCtattcaaaattgattttaaatttaatgcatGTCTGAATATACAACGAATAATCACGataaataaaagtaattttttttaacttttataaTTGTGTACGTCATTACTTTACCGTAATTTTTCACAGTATATCCAAATATCCACATCCACTATACTAATAACATCATAGCATGTTTATACTACTATTTTCTGAGAATCAATTCTTAAACTCAAACACTACTTATAGAAGTTGCTTTTGTTTTcatagaatcaattctaaacCTCATAACACTATGTATAGAACCTGCTTTAAGTTTGGATACTTGTACGCCTCAGTACTAACGGACGTTAATGCCCACTTCGATGCAGAAAGTGAAAAAAACtctttaaatatgtttttctctagaatcaattctagaatTTCTAAAGATGAGAATTGATGGCGCCCAATGCATAATGTTCCCAAACCCAAACACTTGGTGTTGTAGTGTGCCCCACATGCAGTGAGACAGGAGTTTTATGCAGCTTTCATTCACTGATGACTGCCCATTTCTCGTGAAGAATTTCCATTTCCTTCTCAATCTTCACACTCAGACCCACAaatctctctctttttctcttctctttcagaCACAACACAAGAAAACACCTGGTCCGTGAACTCTGTACCTAAGCATTGTACCCTTCTCTCATAATTTCATCACTGAACACAGAAAACGTCGCTTTCTCCGTTGCTTCCGCAGTTCCAATCTTCTTCTGCTTCAAAGTATGTATGCAAATTTTCATGTGCAACCCTGAAACTGAAAGTGAAAGCTTTTTGGTtgtttgctgtttttttttacttagtTTGGTTATTTTATTCCATGAACTAAGGATAGCAGCACTTAGGAGCATAAAGTTTTTATCTTTTTGATAAATCTCAAATGGGTTTTCTTCAAAATGCTGTTATGTGATCTGGGGTTGCTGCATTTCAGGACTATTGTTGCTGAAAGGTTCTAAAGGTTTCACCTTGAAGCTCTGCATCTTCATTTGGAGAAGGTGATACAAGGTGGTGTAGCTGGTTTCAATTCCTCACATTTGCAGAATAAAGCAAAAGGGAAAGTTCAATTTTGAAGGAAATTTGGATTTTTTTGAGTGTGAAAAGCAAGAAGCAAAAGTTGTTGCTGCTGTGGTAGTGTGGTACTGCAGGGTTTGGTAGAGCTTTGATCAGAGTTTTGGGTTTTGGAGAAGAACACTGTTGTGTGGAGTGGAAGCACTAACTCTTCACTTGATGGGAATTCTTTGCTTGTTGCATCTTCTGCTAGGTTGGTGGTACCTATCAAAGTGTGAGCTTGTTGGTGCTGAGTTCCAGGACCAAGCTACAATTAATGCTATCAACCAAGAGCTTAGAGTACCTGGATGGGGTGATGGAAACAATTCAAATTACTGCACTTGGCAAGGAGTCATCTGTGGTAATCACTCAATGGTGGAGAAGCTCGATCTTGCTCACCGGAACCTTCGAGGTAATGTGACTTTAATGTCTGAGCTCAAAGCTCTGAAGAGGCTTGATCTTTCAAATAATAACTTTGGTGGATTGATTCCTCCTGCTTTTGGAATTTTATCTGATCTTGAAGTTCTAGATCTGTCTTCTAATAAGTTTGAAGGTTCAGTTCCACCACAGTTGGGTGGTCTCAGAAGCCTTGTTTCATTAAACCTTTCAAATAATGTGCTTGTGGGAGAGATACCAATGGAACTTCATAGGCTAGAGAAATTGCAAGATTTGCAAATTTCTAGTAATCATTTGAGTGGTTTTATACCTTCTTGGGTGGGGAATTTGACTAACCTGAGAGTTTTTACTGCTTATGAGAATCGTTTAGATGGCAGGATTCCAGATGATCTAGGCTTGATTCCTTATCTTCAAATACTTAACCTGCATTCTAACCAGCTAGAAGGTCCAATACCAGCAAGCATTTTTGCTTCAGGGAAGCTAGAAGTTCTGATTCTCACCCAGAATAATTTTAGTGGTGACCTTCCTGAGGAAATTGGGAATTGCCATGCCCTTTCCAACGTTCGCATTGGAAACAACCATTTAGTAGGCACTATTCCTAAAACCATTGGAAATCTTAGTAGCCTAACCTACTTTGAAGCCGATAATAATAATCTCTCCGGTGAGGTAGTTTCAGAATTTGCTCAGTGTTCTAATCTCACCCTCTTGAATCTAGCTTCAAACGGATTTTCCGGAACAATTCCACAAGAATTTGGACAACTTACGAACCTTCAGGAGTTAATTCTTTCAGGAAATAACCTGTTTGGTGATattccaaaatcaattctgagttGCAAAAGTCTTAACAAGCTTGATATTAGCAACAACAGATTCAATGGGACGATACCAAATGAAATCTGCAATATTTCTCGGTTGCAGTACTTGCTATTGGATCAGAATTCCATAAGAGGAGAGATCCCTCATGAAATTGGAATTTGTTCAAAACTTCTTGAATTACAATTGGGCAATAATTATTTGACTGGAACTATTCCTCCTGAGATTGGTCACATTAGGAACTTACAGATAGCTTTAAATCTGAGTTTCAATCATCTTCATGGACCACTTCCCCCTGAATTGGGAAAACTGGACAAGCTTGTTTCTCTGGATGTGTCGAACAATCGGCTCTCAGGTAATCTGCCAGCTGAGCTTAAGGGAATGTTGAGCTTGATAGAGGTGAACTTCTCGAATAATCTGTTTGGAGGCCCTGTACCGACATTCGTACCATTCCAGAAGAGTCCTAGTTCAAGTTTTTCGGGCAATAAAGGGCTTTGTGGAGAGCCATTGAACTCTTCATGTGATCCTTATGATGATCAGAGGACTTACCATCACAGGGTTTCCTACAGAATCATACTGGCCGTAATTGGTTCTGGTTTGGCAGTTTTTATTTCAGTAACTGTTGTTGTCTTGCTCTTTATGATAAGAGAGAGGCAAGAAAAAGTAGCCAAAGATGCCGGCATTGTTGAAGATGTAATCGATGACAATCCAACTATAATAGCAGGGAGTGTCTTTGTTGATAATCTAAAACAAGCGGTAGACCTTGATGCTGTCGTTAAAGCAACTCTAAAAGACTCCAATAAGCTCAGCAGTGGAACTTTCAGCACAGTTTACAAGGCAATCATGCCTTCCGGGATGGTGTTATCTGTTCGGAGATTGAAGTCCATAGACAAGACAATAATCCAACACCAGAACAAGATGATTAGAGAGCTTGAGAGACTAGGAAAAGTCTCTCATGATAATCTAGCACGACCCGTTGGCTATGTTATTTATGAAGATGTTGCTCTTCTCTTGCATCATTATTTTCCGAACGGAACATTGACTCAGTTTCTTCATGAGTCTACCTTGCAACCTGAATATCAGCCTGACTGGCCTGCTAGATTATCCATTGCCATCGGAGTCGCAGAAGGTTTGGCTTTCCTTCATCATGTGGCAATTATCCATCTTGATATTTCTTCTGGCAATGTTCTTTTGGATTCAAACTTTAAGCCATTAGTTGGGGAGATTGAGATTTCAAAACTTCTGGATCCAACCAGAGGCACTGCAAGTATTAGTGCAGTTGCTGGTTCCTTTGGTTACATACCCCCAGGTATGCTATTTTGTGGCATGCAAATACAATTCTCACATCCATTTTCCTATTAACTTTTATTGTGTTTTGCACTCTTCATGTTATATTTCTCCTGTAATGCAGAATATGCATACACAATGCAAGTCACAGCACCCGGAAATGTTTACAGCTATGGCGTTGTTCTGCTGGAAATCCTCACAACTCGGCTTCCAGTTGATGAGGAATTTGGTGAAGGTGTGGATTTGGTGAAGTGGGTTCACAGTGCTCCGGTAAGAGGGGAAACTCCAGAGCAGATACTGGATGCAAGGCTTAGCACAGTTTCCTTTGGTTGGAGGAAAGAAATGCTTGCTGCTCTAAAGGTCGCGCTACTTTGTACTGACAACACACCAGCGAAACGACCGAAAATGAAGAATGTAGTAGAAATGCTTCAAGAGATAAAGCAAAGCTGAGGACAGCAAGCCACTTAGAGTTTTCTGTGCCATGATCTACACCATTGAAGATTTGAACTATGTGAAGTAAACCTGTCATGGATATTACAGAGGAACTGATGTGTAACAACTTTAAAATAGTAGCCTTGTACCAAGAATTATCTTTACATGGCAAATTGGTGTATCAAAGTAAATTCAAGGTCATTGGAATTGATAGATCTTCACCTTTCTACTTTGTCCAAAGGGGTAGTGATGAAATGGCTCCTTATCTATATGTGTTGGACACTATATTAGGTTGGGGGAGGATAAGTACTAGAAGGGACCTTGATACAGGATATGTCAGTTCCTTTTGAATATGAGCTCATCCACAGTTTCCATATTGTATTGTACTCATTTGGGAGATGCATCCAACTAGTCTGTTCTGTTCACTTTGAAATTGActgttctattttatttttgttgagatAATAGATTGTGCAGTTAGTACAAGGCTGTTTTTCTTTGAGTAAAATGTCTCGAGTTCGAATCTTatgtatgaaaaaaaattcGCTAGGAAAACTAGTTCAACTATAATGTAGATGTTCCTTGCTCGAATAATAAGATTCTCTCCCATAGATATATATGTGGAAATCCAAAAGATTGTGCATTTGATTGTCATGCATGCTTTACCTTCTGCCAAATGTGTATGTATACTTTAGATGCATCTCAATCACTTTCATTTCCCTAACTTTTATTTTAAACAAAATATGATGACAAATTTTTTCTTGTTTAACGAAGAATCTTAACCTTTATGCCCAAATTGTTCCTGCTTTTGGTAGTAGAAATGCTGAAATTAGGATGAATCTTAAAACAAGAGAGGATATTAGCTCCATTTTTGAAGGAGAAGGAAAGCAAATTATAGTTGTTAAGTCTACTTTGTCATAAAGGAAACAAAATAACTTAAACTAGAAAATGACACGTGCAACTGACaacatttaatatattaataagagTTTAAATAAGTTTATGAATTTCaagtataatatatatatttatgctATTAGGgtaatgtatttttattttggtgTTACTATTAGGGTAATGTATTTAGAAGAATGGATGCAATAGAAAATATTTGcttgaattattattattatcttcctaccgattttttatttatcataaaCTTAGTCTATGGTAATGCAATAAAGAGGAAGACACTGCTTTTTGCCATATCGAATTCATGTAAAGCATCCAAATATATCATGACCGAGGCTGGAGTAAAGTTCGAATCATAAATTCGTAGGAGTTTACTCATGCtaaagaaaatatttaaaacACCATTGACAAACGAATGACTATAAAAATTAACCAAATCATTCAATAATAACAGTAAGAACAAGTTAAAACCATGCATAAAATCACCAAATATTGAAATCTTAAGTTCATAAGTCACGGTAAAACATTTTTAAAGCATAGTAGCACACAGATATGCCTTCAGAACCTATTTTTAAGCATTGCTTCCCATTCGTGCCAAGGTCAAAACTAGGGAAAGAATTTCAATACAACAATATATGTCAATCAATCCAAGATTGCTTCAGTAACATTTTATTTACGCATGATAGCATTCACATGGTAAAACATCCAAACATTAATTGAACTGCAAGAGTCTCATCTCAAACAAAACTATCATTTATGGAGACATATCCCATAACCAGGGTGAACCAATTAATTCGAATCAATAACCAACAAAGTTCAAGACTCAGAGCGAGACTTCACAATGAAATTTTGGCGACTAATGGGATTCATGACCACTGGTGGACCAGCTGTGCGAGGCCATGACTGAAACTTCTTGTCAGTCTCTTCCCACCATCCAGTGTTCGTAATTGTGCCAGGAGTAGTACCTGAAGAAAGAACCTGCAGTTATATACTGCTGAAACAGACACAAAGCATATCGAATTTCAATGCCTATGGAAAAGCACAACTTACCCCCAAATATCTTTCTGTCAGAAACAAAACTATCACAGAACCATGCAATTCCAAAAGATCCAACTATAGCAGATACGATATACTTGCCTGACATGATTAAAAAGTAAGCTGTACACAAACAAAAAAGTAATTAACTCGGTTAAAAttcagaagataaagatgattaAATGAGGGTCACTGCACAAAAAACTAAGAATATGACTGAAGAAAAACGCAAAGGCAACAATCAGGGTCCAGTTAACACTAAAGCTCAATAGGCGCTAAAAGCATCAAACCAAAACAGCCAGTGTGGCAGGGAAGCTAGACTCTACAATCCTGCCTATGAACATAACAACAGAAATCCCTTTGACACTAGAACTCCATGCATCCTAACATCTAGAAGCACAAGAAAACCAGATTCCTAACCACTCTGAGAAATTACAAAATGTCTAGCATTCCCTCACACTTGGCACCAATGATACTTATTTTCCTACAAAAAAAAGACACTGTCTGCACCATGTGAATATTAGGTATAATAGCATGACACTTCAGGTTCgataggtaatttttttttcaaaaccatTCAATTATGTATTGAAAGAGTAGTTTTAGAACTATAACTAAATCCAAAATGTTTGCCTTCCTGGGGGTGGGGAATATTGCATACATTAGAAGTGATTCCGCCCTAAAGAAAGGAGGATTTTTTCAGCCTATTACACCACCATCAAATGTGACTTGATGATTAACTGCGGAAAACAGTAACTGCAACAAATAATATCAGCTGAGATATGTCAATACACAATTCTCAACATAAAATCCATGAATCGTATGTGCCTACGGCCCTACACCTGCCCAGAAACCAAAGCATTACCGTAACAACAGGAAAGTGGAAATTATGTACAAAGTATATTCCAACCCATAAGTTAATTTACCAGAAGATTATTGATTCCACCTAAAgggcatcattaaaaaaaaaaactggacaTTTTCATAATAAAATCCATTACCAGAAACCCAGAATCATAGCATTATGACCACAAAAAATAGAATTATGGTGCATATAT
This is a stretch of genomic DNA from Lotus japonicus ecotype B-129 chromosome 1, LjGifu_v1.2. It encodes these proteins:
- the LOC130730630 gene encoding leucine-rich repeat receptor-like tyrosine-protein kinase PXC3, which encodes MGILCLLHLLLGWWYLSKCELVGAEFQDQATINAINQELRVPGWGDGNNSNYCTWQGVICGNHSMVEKLDLAHRNLRGNVTLMSELKALKRLDLSNNNFGGLIPPAFGILSDLEVLDLSSNKFEGSVPPQLGGLRSLVSLNLSNNVLVGEIPMELHRLEKLQDLQISSNHLSGFIPSWVGNLTNLRVFTAYENRLDGRIPDDLGLIPYLQILNLHSNQLEGPIPASIFASGKLEVLILTQNNFSGDLPEEIGNCHALSNVRIGNNHLVGTIPKTIGNLSSLTYFEADNNNLSGEVVSEFAQCSNLTLLNLASNGFSGTIPQEFGQLTNLQELILSGNNLFGDIPKSILSCKSLNKLDISNNRFNGTIPNEICNISRLQYLLLDQNSIRGEIPHEIGICSKLLELQLGNNYLTGTIPPEIGHIRNLQIALNLSFNHLHGPLPPELGKLDKLVSLDVSNNRLSGNLPAELKGMLSLIEVNFSNNLFGGPVPTFVPFQKSPSSSFSGNKGLCGEPLNSSCDPYDDQRTYHHRVSYRIILAVIGSGLAVFISVTVVVLLFMIRERQEKVAKDAGIVEDVIDDNPTIIAGSVFVDNLKQAVDLDAVVKATLKDSNKLSSGTFSTVYKAIMPSGMVLSVRRLKSIDKTIIQHQNKMIRELERLGKVSHDNLARPVGYVIYEDVALLLHHYFPNGTLTQFLHESTLQPEYQPDWPARLSIAIGVAEGLAFLHHVAIIHLDISSGNVLLDSNFKPLVGEIEISKLLDPTRGTASISAVAGSFGYIPPEYAYTMQVTAPGNVYSYGVVLLEILTTRLPVDEEFGEGVDLVKWVHSAPVRGETPEQILDARLSTVSFGWRKEMLAALKVALLCTDNTPAKRPKMKNVVEMLQEIKQS
- the LOC130730631 gene encoding uncharacterized protein LOC130730631, with the translated sequence MSGKYIVSAIVGSFGIAWFCDSFVSDRKIFGGTTPGTITNTGWWEETDKKFQSWPRTAGPPVVMNPISRQNFIVKSRSES